A region from the Halosolutus gelatinilyticus genome encodes:
- a CDS encoding helix-hairpin-helix domain-containing protein encodes MTNVTTPIEATFELQRQSIKQSQQLFESGLEMQENAAETLLRNGIAAQRSAQSQGTELVRQLFDAQLEAFEAAMDENGYDVRSTIDQQFEENATQTQELLNEGFEQSADLFQHLLHAQFDAIESVLDADGYDVRSAIDEGFDEFERTQDEAWDEFESEFLDAFDDLTEQQQTVVAESIESVIEAQQETEQQAVEGVRLAEEATENVQQQTEQATEAIQQQSERVTETVRTAQQQTGDVAETTRESTQDLVGEAAEATADARPETNDAIETAAEGGIEVADEGLQSIDGVGRTYADRLAEAGIETIGDLADAQASAVAEAADISEANAAQWIDAARSQE; translated from the coding sequence ATGACTAACGTAACGACACCGATCGAAGCCACGTTCGAACTGCAGCGCCAGTCGATCAAGCAAAGCCAGCAACTGTTCGAGAGCGGACTCGAAATGCAGGAAAACGCCGCCGAAACGCTCCTCCGCAACGGAATCGCGGCGCAGCGAAGCGCTCAGAGCCAGGGAACCGAACTCGTCCGCCAGCTCTTCGACGCCCAACTCGAGGCGTTCGAGGCGGCGATGGACGAGAACGGGTACGACGTCCGATCGACGATCGACCAGCAGTTCGAGGAGAACGCAACGCAGACCCAGGAACTGCTGAACGAGGGGTTCGAGCAGAGCGCCGACCTGTTCCAGCACCTGCTGCACGCGCAGTTCGACGCGATCGAATCGGTCCTCGACGCGGACGGGTACGACGTCCGGTCGGCCATCGACGAGGGGTTCGACGAGTTCGAACGGACGCAGGACGAAGCCTGGGACGAATTCGAGTCGGAGTTCCTCGATGCGTTCGACGACCTGACCGAGCAGCAGCAGACGGTGGTCGCCGAGTCAATCGAGTCGGTGATCGAGGCGCAACAGGAGACCGAACAGCAGGCGGTCGAGGGCGTTCGGCTCGCCGAGGAGGCGACCGAGAACGTCCAGCAACAGACCGAGCAGGCCACCGAGGCCATCCAGCAGCAATCCGAGCGGGTCACCGAGACCGTCAGGACGGCCCAGCAGCAAACCGGAGACGTCGCCGAAACGACTCGGGAGAGCACCCAGGATCTGGTCGGCGAAGCCGCCGAGGCGACCGCAGACGCGAGGCCGGAAACGAACGACGCGATCGAAACCGCGGCCGAAGGCGGGATTGAAGTTGCCGACGAGGGCCTGCAATCGATCGACGGCGTCGGCCGGACCTACGCCGATCGCCTCGCCGAAGCGGGCATCGAGACGATCGGCGACCTCGCCGACGCGCAAGCGAGCGCCGTCGCCGAAGCCGCCGATATCTCGGAAGCGAACGCCGCCCAATGGATCGACGCGGCGCGCTCCCAAGAATAA
- a CDS encoding uracil-DNA glycosylase, protein MDANQRSRANPFGMDEECRNCPALCETRTNVVHGYGDVGADFLFVGERPTATADELGAPFAAPGGADDAAGTSLRRMLERVGLCDATSPPERPRVENVYLTNLTRCRDPDRRPTDEEVDTCEPYLNAEIRMINPEILVPVGERALEELGEEYTTTPAEKLSLPETHATTIRGRGFELVPMIEPREQTDDQTQAWLEHFVELMASDYRQTKGRQER, encoded by the coding sequence GTGGACGCGAATCAGCGATCCCGAGCGAACCCCTTCGGCATGGACGAGGAGTGTCGGAACTGTCCGGCGCTCTGCGAGACGCGCACCAACGTCGTTCACGGCTACGGCGACGTCGGCGCTGACTTCCTGTTCGTCGGCGAGCGACCGACCGCGACCGCGGACGAGCTGGGGGCCCCGTTTGCGGCTCCCGGCGGTGCCGACGACGCGGCCGGAACCTCCCTTCGTCGGATGCTCGAACGGGTGGGCCTCTGCGACGCGACATCGCCCCCGGAGCGGCCGCGCGTCGAGAACGTCTACCTGACGAACCTCACCCGCTGTCGCGATCCCGATCGGCGACCCACCGACGAGGAGGTGGACACCTGCGAGCCCTACCTCAACGCGGAGATCCGGATGATCAACCCGGAGATCCTCGTCCCCGTTGGCGAGCGCGCCCTCGAGGAGCTCGGCGAGGAGTACACGACGACACCGGCGGAGAAGCTCTCGCTGCCGGAGACGCATGCGACCACGATCCGCGGCCGCGGCTTCGAGCTCGTCCCGATGATCGAGCCCCGCGAGCAGACCGACGACCAGACCCAGGCGTGGCTCGAGCACTTCGTCGAGCTGATGGCGTCGGACTACCGGCAGACGAAGGGGCGCCAGGAGCGCTAG
- a CDS encoding hemolysin family protein: MVDVALSAARLAGAFFLVFLNGFFVAAEFSYVRIRSTAVETLVEEGQAGSELLQEAVENLDDYLAVTQLGITIASLGLGWLGEPAVAALLEPVLAPVLPEGTLHLVSFAIGFGFITFLHVVFGELAPKTISIAEAERVALLVSPPMKVFYYLFVPGIIVFNGTANFFTRLIGIPPASETDETLSEEEILTVLSRSGHEGEIDKGEVEMIEHVFELDDTAVREVMVPRPDVVSVPADLPLSELRSLVLDAGHTRYPVLDANDGDQMVGYVDVKDLLRAIDADDGDGQWDHATVGDIARDVPVVPETATIGDLLRQFQREQRQLAGVIDEWGVFEGIATVEDVVEAVVGDLRDEFDVDGREPSIDRREDGAYLVDGAIPLSEVNERLDADFEADEFGTIGGLVLDRLGRAPEAGDRVEVDGYALTVDRVDGARVSSIVIQEGQRRGESVEYDESDQSN; encoded by the coding sequence ATGGTAGACGTCGCGCTCTCCGCGGCGCGGCTGGCCGGCGCGTTCTTTCTCGTCTTCCTGAACGGATTCTTCGTCGCCGCCGAGTTCTCGTACGTCCGGATCCGATCGACGGCCGTCGAAACGCTCGTCGAGGAGGGGCAGGCGGGATCGGAACTCCTGCAGGAGGCCGTCGAAAACCTCGACGACTACCTTGCCGTCACCCAGCTGGGGATTACGATCGCCTCGCTGGGACTCGGCTGGCTCGGCGAACCCGCCGTCGCGGCGTTGCTCGAACCGGTTCTCGCCCCCGTCCTGCCCGAGGGCACTCTCCACCTCGTTTCGTTCGCCATTGGCTTCGGCTTCATCACGTTCCTGCACGTCGTCTTCGGCGAACTCGCGCCGAAGACGATATCCATCGCCGAGGCCGAGCGTGTCGCCCTGCTGGTCTCCCCTCCGATGAAGGTCTTCTACTACCTGTTCGTCCCCGGAATCATCGTCTTCAACGGGACGGCGAACTTCTTCACGCGCCTGATCGGCATCCCGCCCGCTTCGGAAACCGATGAAACGCTCTCCGAGGAGGAGATTCTGACCGTGTTGTCGCGCTCCGGGCACGAGGGAGAGATCGATAAGGGCGAAGTGGAGATGATCGAGCACGTCTTCGAACTCGACGACACGGCCGTCCGGGAAGTCATGGTCCCCCGACCGGACGTCGTTTCCGTCCCCGCCGATCTCCCTCTCTCGGAACTTCGATCGCTGGTCCTCGACGCGGGTCACACCCGGTATCCGGTTCTCGACGCCAACGACGGCGACCAGATGGTCGGTTACGTCGACGTCAAGGATCTGTTGCGGGCGATCGACGCCGACGACGGCGACGGGCAGTGGGACCACGCGACGGTCGGGGACATCGCACGAGACGTGCCGGTCGTCCCCGAGACCGCCACGATCGGCGACCTCCTGCGACAGTTCCAGCGCGAGCAGCGCCAGCTCGCCGGGGTGATCGACGAGTGGGGCGTCTTCGAGGGGATCGCGACCGTCGAAGACGTCGTCGAAGCGGTCGTCGGCGACCTCCGCGACGAGTTCGACGTCGACGGCCGCGAACCCTCGATCGATCGCCGCGAGGACGGTGCGTACCTCGTCGACGGGGCCATTCCCCTCTCCGAGGTCAACGAGCGCCTGGACGCCGATTTCGAAGCGGACGAGTTCGGAACGATCGGCGGCCTCGTCCTCGATCGACTGGGGCGCGCGCCGGAGGCTGGCGACCGAGTCGAGGTCGACGGTTACGCGCTCACGGTCGATCGCGTCGACGGCGCTCGCGTCTCCTCGATCGTGATTCAGGAGGGACAGCGGCGGGGAGAGTCAGTCGAGTATGACGAGTCCGATCAGTCCAACTGA
- a CDS encoding OsmC family protein produces the protein MVDTDLREEQEPLKKEYEKNPEAAQITLTATGDEQDEDARACSVDIGRAIYEAELHEGAGGPGSGACSGDLLLGALAACAQLTAQAVIENFGVDADVSVEAGGDLDLRGTMGVDEDVPVGFEDIRLDVSVEGDLKEDTKAAVEKYTERYCVVYQTLENPPSIETSWSFE, from the coding sequence GTGGTAGATACTGACTTGCGGGAAGAACAAGAACCGTTGAAAAAGGAGTACGAGAAGAACCCCGAAGCGGCCCAGATCACGCTCACCGCGACCGGCGACGAGCAGGACGAGGACGCCCGAGCGTGTAGCGTCGACATCGGTCGCGCGATCTACGAGGCGGAGTTGCACGAAGGGGCCGGCGGCCCCGGATCGGGCGCTTGTTCCGGCGACCTCCTGCTGGGGGCGCTCGCCGCGTGCGCACAACTCACCGCCCAGGCCGTGATCGAGAACTTCGGCGTCGACGCCGACGTGAGCGTCGAGGCCGGCGGCGACCTCGACCTCCGCGGCACCATGGGCGTCGACGAGGACGTCCCGGTCGGCTTCGAGGACATCCGCCTCGACGTCTCTGTCGAGGGCGACCTCAAGGAAGACACGAAAGCGGCGGTCGAGAAGTACACCGAACGCTACTGCGTGGTGTACCAGACGCTGGAGAATCCGCCGAGCATCGAGACGTCCTGGTCGTTCGAGTAA
- the citE gene encoding L-malyl-CoA/beta-methylmalyl-CoA lyase, with protein sequence MTDDIRLCRTFQTAPAAVPKDDSAKYLRSGLEAEGFQAPDWLVPDMEDGTAPNMKDEGLENTIDLVPEHEFPGEIWPRVEWSYEDASFRDRGREQTDRLVAEIGDEIEGVVVPKVGRVEDVRRAAEVVAEAEAEHGHPDGSIGLSIIVETGRARSDLREISRFGEQSRLTALVFGPVDYAAELGARDLGDGRPRWDALLEELSNEASAAGLLSIGGPFDDLFKERAGLTYYNADAYADQVEHEAHLGLDGSWSLYPKQTIQANTIHMPTPAELERDVSKIERFNAAKAEGTGAVTLDGQMVDEATFKVFRNTILQVRAIDETRPEQTADYYDADLLDRALDLELSYK encoded by the coding sequence ATGACCGACGACATCCGACTCTGTCGAACCTTCCAGACCGCACCGGCCGCCGTTCCGAAAGACGACTCGGCGAAGTACCTCCGTTCCGGCCTCGAGGCCGAGGGCTTCCAGGCGCCCGACTGGCTCGTCCCCGACATGGAAGACGGCACGGCGCCGAACATGAAGGACGAGGGCTTAGAGAACACGATCGACCTCGTCCCCGAACACGAGTTCCCGGGGGAGATCTGGCCTCGCGTCGAGTGGAGCTACGAGGACGCATCGTTCCGCGATCGGGGCCGCGAGCAGACCGATCGCCTCGTCGCGGAGATCGGCGACGAGATCGAGGGCGTCGTCGTCCCGAAGGTCGGCCGCGTCGAGGACGTGCGACGCGCCGCCGAGGTCGTCGCCGAAGCCGAGGCCGAACACGGGCATCCCGACGGCTCGATCGGCCTCTCGATCATCGTCGAGACCGGCCGGGCACGATCGGACCTCCGAGAAATCTCGAGGTTCGGCGAGCAGTCTCGGCTCACCGCACTCGTGTTCGGCCCCGTCGACTACGCCGCCGAACTCGGCGCCCGCGACCTCGGCGACGGTCGCCCGCGCTGGGACGCCCTCTTAGAGGAGCTCTCGAACGAGGCCAGCGCCGCCGGGTTACTCTCGATCGGCGGGCCGTTCGACGACCTGTTCAAAGAGCGCGCCGGCCTGACCTACTACAACGCGGACGCCTACGCGGACCAGGTCGAACACGAGGCCCACCTCGGGCTCGACGGCTCCTGGTCGCTGTACCCGAAGCAGACGATCCAGGCCAACACGATCCACATGCCCACGCCAGCGGAGCTGGAACGCGACGTGAGCAAGATCGAGCGGTTCAACGCGGCCAAGGCCGAGGGCACCGGCGCCGTCACCCTCGACGGCCAGATGGTCGACGAGGCCACGTTCAAGGTCTTCCGGAACACGATCCTGCAGGTCCGGGCGATCGACGAGACGCGGCCGGAGCAGACCGCAGACTACTACGACGCGGACCTGCTCGATCGGGCGCTCGATCTCGAACTGTCCTACAAGTAG
- the mch gene encoding 2-methylfumaryl-CoA hydratase, which yields MTDWTDPDTFAKAIEQVETKEKGNYFENFEEGDVIEHDPGFTITRWGNEAWMSQTLNHDSAYWRTDAANARGFDEPPIHPDYLTAATLGITVEDLSEKGGYFLGRTDVRFPGAPVYAGTELRVESEVVSTATSSSRPEYGIVSWRTRGKDAETGEVLCTYERTNMIPRREPMATDGGSGGTDGARSSSERSSDGGATAAEEDGDDGPDLPAEFVTPEGGYFEDFVDALDAAEGRDAAVAYRHERGRTQDNVTVASLPLATLNTAKQHHNVDVMADSPSGDIVTYGDVTRSTALGHARSDERTWREVGFDDEKFHTFVTPGDTVYAFTRVLSAADSVEDTSTGTRMSSENDVSTDEAGTVRFEHIAFNQDDDPVYSGTRTAEIQKRPN from the coding sequence ATGACTGATTGGACCGATCCAGACACATTCGCAAAGGCGATCGAACAGGTCGAGACCAAGGAGAAGGGGAACTACTTCGAGAACTTCGAAGAGGGGGACGTCATCGAACACGATCCCGGTTTCACCATCACGAGGTGGGGCAACGAGGCGTGGATGAGTCAGACGCTCAACCACGACTCCGCCTACTGGCGGACCGACGCCGCGAACGCGCGCGGGTTCGACGAACCGCCGATCCACCCGGACTACCTCACCGCGGCCACGCTCGGCATCACCGTGGAGGATCTGAGCGAGAAGGGCGGCTACTTCCTCGGCCGCACCGACGTTCGGTTCCCCGGCGCGCCCGTCTACGCGGGCACCGAACTCCGCGTCGAGAGCGAAGTGGTCAGCACAGCGACCTCGAGTTCCCGCCCGGAGTACGGCATCGTCTCCTGGCGAACACGAGGGAAAGACGCCGAAACGGGCGAGGTGCTTTGCACTTACGAACGGACGAACATGATCCCGCGGCGCGAGCCGATGGCGACCGACGGAGGCAGTGGGGGTACCGACGGCGCGCGATCCTCGTCGGAGCGCAGCTCCGACGGTGGTGCCACAGCCGCCGAAGAAGACGGCGACGACGGTCCCGACCTCCCCGCGGAATTCGTCACGCCGGAGGGCGGCTACTTCGAGGACTTCGTCGACGCGCTCGATGCGGCCGAGGGTCGCGACGCCGCCGTCGCTTACCGCCACGAGCGCGGCCGCACGCAGGACAACGTCACCGTCGCCTCGTTGCCGCTCGCGACGCTCAACACCGCCAAGCAGCACCACAACGTCGACGTGATGGCCGACTCACCGTCGGGCGACATCGTCACCTACGGCGACGTCACCCGATCGACGGCGCTCGGCCACGCCCGATCGGACGAACGGACCTGGCGCGAGGTGGGCTTCGACGATGAGAAGTTCCACACCTTCGTCACGCCCGGCGACACCGTCTACGCGTTCACGCGCGTCCTCTCCGCCGCGGACAGCGTCGAGGACACCTCGACTGGCACTCGGATGTCGTCCGAGAACGACGTCTCGACCGACGAGGCGGGGACGGTCCGGTTCGAACACATCGCGTTCAACCAAGACGACGATCCCGTCTACTCGGGGACGCGAACGGCGGAGATTCAGAAGCGGCCGAATTGA
- a CDS encoding methylaspartate ammonia-lyase — protein sequence MQIEAIHATPGYSGFFFDDQRAIKDGARQDGFTYDGEPVTDGFDEIRQAGETIVVDVELADRTVHRGDCAAVQYSGAGGRDPLFTAAEYAPVVEGPVAEALVGRDATDFLDNAELLEELQVEGDRLHTAIRYGVSQALLTAAAEARRTTKTDVLADALGAEPATEPVPVFGQSGDDRYTNAEKMFVKGVPVLPHALINSVEKIGRDGETLIEYVEWLVDRSQELGPDGYEPRFHVDVYGMIGELFGAPYDRDEVIDYFAAIEVAAAPYPIQIEGPMDAGGREDQIAAMVELREGLRSAGVDVDIVADEWCNTVEDVRAFVDAEAADFVQVKTPDLGGIHRSGQAVRYCEGTETQAYLGGTCNETETSARACAHVALATNAAQVLAKPGMGFDEGYMIVENEMRRTIARRKRDCTTTETDEITADD from the coding sequence ATGCAAATCGAAGCAATCCACGCGACCCCCGGGTATTCGGGGTTCTTCTTCGACGACCAGCGCGCGATCAAGGACGGTGCACGGCAGGACGGATTCACCTACGACGGCGAGCCCGTCACCGACGGCTTCGACGAGATCCGCCAGGCGGGCGAGACGATCGTCGTCGATGTCGAACTCGCGGACAGGACCGTCCACCGCGGCGACTGCGCCGCGGTCCAGTACTCCGGGGCCGGCGGGCGCGATCCGCTGTTCACGGCCGCGGAGTACGCGCCCGTCGTCGAGGGCCCCGTCGCCGAGGCGCTCGTCGGCCGCGACGCGACCGACTTCCTCGACAACGCCGAACTGCTCGAGGAGTTGCAGGTGGAGGGCGATCGGCTCCACACGGCGATCCGGTACGGCGTCTCGCAGGCGCTGCTGACCGCTGCCGCGGAGGCCCGGCGGACGACGAAAACGGACGTGCTGGCCGACGCACTCGGCGCCGAACCCGCGACTGAGCCGGTGCCGGTCTTCGGTCAGTCCGGCGACGATCGGTACACGAACGCAGAGAAGATGTTCGTCAAGGGCGTCCCCGTCCTCCCGCACGCGCTGATCAATAGCGTCGAGAAGATCGGCAGGGACGGCGAGACCCTCATCGAGTACGTGGAGTGGCTGGTCGACCGATCGCAGGAACTCGGCCCCGACGGCTACGAGCCGCGGTTTCACGTCGACGTGTACGGGATGATCGGCGAGCTCTTCGGCGCACCCTACGATCGCGACGAGGTGATCGACTACTTCGCCGCGATCGAGGTGGCCGCCGCGCCGTACCCGATCCAGATCGAGGGGCCGATGGACGCCGGCGGCCGCGAGGACCAGATCGCGGCGATGGTCGAACTCCGCGAGGGGCTCCGATCGGCGGGCGTCGACGTCGACATCGTCGCCGACGAGTGGTGTAACACCGTCGAGGACGTGCGGGCGTTCGTCGACGCCGAGGCAGCCGATTTCGTGCAGGTCAAGACGCCCGATCTGGGCGGCATCCATCGCAGCGGGCAGGCGGTCCGCTACTGCGAGGGAACCGAGACCCAAGCGTATCTGGGCGGCACCTGCAACGAGACCGAAACCTCCGCACGCGCCTGCGCGCACGTCGCGCTCGCGACGAACGCCGCGCAGGTGCTCGCGAAGCCCGGCATGGGCTTCGACGAAGGGTACATGATCGTCGAGAACGAGATGCGGCGGACGATCGCCCGCCGGAAGCGAGACTGTACGACGACTGAGACAGACGAGATCACCGCAGATGACTGA
- a CDS encoding methylaspartate mutase subunit E, with protein sequence MIRDERIPADELRRIDEEIRSDWSTGADVDFEDAIAYHESLPDAKRFADVLESATKPLLQPRAGVPRLDDQIELLEYLHREGQADLLPTTIDSYTRDNEYEKAQEGLEKARETDEDTLNGFPAVNHGVEGCRELIDSIDAPIEVRHGTPDARLLAATTFAGGFQSFEGGPISYNIPYTKRHGLEETIEKWQFVDRLAGAYTERGVRINREPFGPLTGTLVPPSIAIAIMIVEGQLAATQGVRSITLGYGQVGNVVQDVAALRALRSLGEEHLPDEVVVTTVFHEWMGGFPPDEARANGVIGLGGMTAAIAKPDKVITKSPQEFQGVPTKEANAAGLRTTRQVIDMAIEQEIDIDGVGEEQGLIERETRCLMGTIFEHGDGDVVQGTIKAFDSGALDVPFAPSDSARGDVLPARDDDGRVRIYEWADLAMDDEIKEIHKARLSQRAATEGRDQSFRMVADDVDAISDGKLIGRPQGDV encoded by the coding sequence ATGATACGAGACGAACGCATACCCGCCGACGAGCTACGGCGTATCGACGAGGAGATCCGGTCCGACTGGTCCACGGGGGCGGACGTCGACTTCGAGGACGCGATCGCGTACCACGAGTCGCTGCCCGACGCCAAGCGGTTCGCGGACGTTCTCGAGTCGGCGACCAAGCCGCTCTTACAGCCCCGAGCCGGGGTGCCCCGGCTCGACGACCAGATCGAACTCCTCGAGTACCTCCACCGGGAGGGGCAGGCCGACCTGCTACCCACGACGATCGACTCGTACACGCGCGACAACGAGTACGAGAAGGCCCAGGAGGGACTCGAGAAAGCCCGCGAAACCGATGAGGATACCCTCAACGGGTTCCCCGCCGTCAACCACGGCGTCGAGGGCTGTCGCGAACTGATCGACTCGATCGACGCCCCGATCGAGGTCCGCCACGGCACCCCCGACGCGCGGCTGCTCGCAGCGACCACCTTCGCCGGCGGCTTCCAGAGCTTCGAGGGCGGACCGATCTCGTACAACATCCCGTACACGAAACGCCACGGGCTCGAGGAGACGATCGAGAAGTGGCAGTTCGTCGACCGGCTCGCGGGCGCGTACACCGAACGCGGCGTGCGGATCAACCGCGAGCCGTTCGGCCCACTGACCGGGACGCTCGTCCCGCCGTCGATCGCGATCGCGATCATGATCGTCGAGGGGCAACTCGCGGCGACCCAGGGCGTCCGCTCCATCACGCTCGGCTACGGCCAGGTCGGTAACGTCGTCCAGGACGTCGCCGCCCTCCGGGCGCTGCGGTCGCTCGGCGAGGAGCACCTCCCCGACGAGGTCGTCGTCACGACCGTCTTCCACGAGTGGATGGGCGGCTTCCCGCCCGACGAGGCCCGCGCCAACGGCGTGATCGGTCTCGGCGGGATGACCGCTGCGATCGCGAAGCCGGACAAAGTCATCACCAAGTCGCCCCAGGAGTTCCAGGGAGTTCCGACCAAGGAGGCCAACGCCGCCGGCCTGCGCACGACCCGACAAGTTATCGACATGGCGATCGAACAGGAGATCGACATCGACGGCGTCGGGGAGGAACAGGGTCTCATCGAGCGCGAGACGCGCTGCCTGATGGGTACCATCTTCGAGCACGGCGACGGCGACGTGGTTCAGGGGACGATCAAGGCGTTCGACTCCGGCGCGCTCGACGTCCCGTTCGCGCCGAGCGACAGCGCGCGAGGCGACGTTCTGCCGGCTCGCGACGACGACGGTCGGGTCCGCATCTACGAGTGGGCAGACCTCGCGATGGACGACGAGATCAAGGAGATCCACAAGGCGCGACTCTCCCAGCGGGCGGCCACGGAGGGTCGCGACCAGTCGTTTCGCATGGTGGCCGACGACGTCGATGCGATCAGCGACGGAAAACTCATCGGTCGACCCCAGGGTGATGTCTGA
- the glmS gene encoding methylaspartate mutase subunit S, translating to MSQTVVLGVIGSDAHVVGITILEQAFSAAGFDVVNLGVQTSQEEFAEAAVAHDAGAVLVSSLYGHAEQDCRGFHEVLEEHDVDAVTYIGGNLAVGQDDFERTRETFRELGFDRVFDSETDPEDAIAALKQDLQITPTESKRVTVNS from the coding sequence ATGTCCCAAACGGTCGTCCTCGGCGTGATCGGTTCCGACGCTCACGTCGTTGGCATCACGATATTAGAGCAGGCCTTCAGTGCAGCTGGCTTCGACGTCGTCAACCTCGGCGTCCAGACCTCCCAAGAGGAGTTCGCCGAGGCAGCGGTAGCACACGACGCGGGCGCCGTACTGGTCTCCTCGCTCTACGGCCACGCCGAGCAGGACTGCCGGGGCTTCCACGAGGTTCTCGAGGAGCACGACGTGGACGCTGTCACCTACATCGGCGGCAACCTCGCCGTCGGACAGGACGACTTCGAGCGGACCCGCGAGACCTTCCGCGAACTCGGGTTCGATCGCGTCTTCGACTCCGAGACCGATCCGGAGGACGCGATCGCGGCCCTCAAACAGGATCTCCAGATCACTCCGACGGAGTCGAAGCGCGTCACCGTCAACTCCTAA
- the mct gene encoding succinyl-CoA:mesaconate CoA-transferase — MGALSNLRVLDLTQVLAGPYCTMLLADMGADVVKIERPGGDLIRSNPPFVDDPEYEAYGGYFQSVNRGKRSIELNFGDEADREDFLSLVEEADVVVENYRSGTMEKYDLGYETLRKYNPELIYSSIRGFGDPRTGETHRQGQPSFDLIAQALGGVMEITGHEDGPPTKVGPGIGDLFTATLNCIGILAAVNHREQTGEGQYVDTAMYDAMISMTERAIYQQSYTGEPPSRRGNSHPTLFPYDAFETADGHAVIAAFGDNHWRAVCEAMDRPDLAADYPDPASRLENRDELREEIAAWAADLGNEELIDALEGRVPVAPVQNTEDIFEDPHVHAREMLVPVEQPGADAEVEISGSPIKMTATNPRPRGRAPLLNEHREEILGETADAEPTADD, encoded by the coding sequence ATGGGAGCACTGTCGAACCTACGCGTCCTCGACCTGACCCAGGTTCTCGCCGGTCCGTACTGTACGATGTTGCTCGCGGACATGGGCGCGGATGTTGTGAAGATCGAACGCCCCGGCGGCGACCTCATTCGATCGAACCCGCCGTTCGTCGACGATCCGGAATACGAGGCCTACGGCGGCTACTTCCAGAGCGTCAACCGCGGCAAGCGAAGCATCGAACTGAACTTCGGCGATGAGGCCGATCGCGAGGACTTCCTCTCGCTCGTCGAGGAGGCCGACGTCGTCGTCGAGAACTACCGATCGGGGACGATGGAGAAGTACGATCTCGGCTACGAGACGCTCAGGAAGTACAATCCGGAGCTCATCTACTCCTCGATCCGCGGCTTCGGCGATCCGCGTACGGGCGAGACGCACAGGCAGGGCCAGCCCTCGTTCGATCTTATCGCGCAGGCGCTCGGCGGCGTGATGGAGATCACGGGCCACGAGGACGGCCCCCCGACGAAGGTCGGTCCCGGAATCGGCGATCTCTTCACGGCGACGCTGAACTGCATCGGGATCCTCGCGGCGGTCAACCACCGCGAGCAAACCGGCGAGGGTCAGTACGTCGACACCGCGATGTACGACGCGATGATCAGCATGACCGAGCGGGCGATCTACCAGCAATCCTACACGGGCGAGCCGCCGTCCCGACGCGGCAACTCCCACCCGACGCTGTTCCCCTACGATGCCTTCGAGACGGCGGACGGGCACGCGGTTATCGCCGCGTTCGGCGACAACCACTGGCGGGCGGTCTGCGAGGCGATGGATCGGCCGGATCTCGCGGCCGACTACCCCGACCCGGCCTCGCGGCTCGAGAACCGCGACGAACTGCGCGAGGAGATCGCCGCGTGGGCGGCCGACCTCGGGAACGAGGAGCTGATCGACGCGCTCGAGGGACGCGTCCCGGTCGCTCCAGTCCAGAACACGGAAGACATCTTCGAGGATCCGCACGTGCACGCACGAGAGATGCTCGTTCCGGTCGAACAGCCCGGCGCCGACGCCGAGGTCGAGATCTCGGGCTCGCCGATCAAGATGACGGCGACGAACCCGAGACCGCGCGGTCGGGCGCCGCTACTGAACGAACACCGCGAGGAGATACTGGGCGAGACGGCGGACGCGGAGCCGACGGCCGACGACTGA
- a CDS encoding DUF5785 family protein, which translates to MSADWPHDPDGEEGSEGMRKYDMAIIAKKIDEEEDFTLSRDEFVEEYGDDPIRINYRTVVPLREIFEYVEPEEFETMVDMHKAVGNAMRAGGFWEYHPEGSDPEKKPA; encoded by the coding sequence ATGAGCGCGGACTGGCCACACGATCCCGACGGGGAGGAGGGAAGCGAAGGGATGCGCAAGTACGACATGGCGATCATCGCCAAGAAGATCGACGAGGAGGAGGACTTCACCCTCTCCCGCGACGAGTTCGTCGAGGAGTACGGCGACGATCCGATCCGGATCAACTACCGGACGGTCGTTCCGCTCCGGGAGATCTTCGAGTACGTCGAACCCGAGGAGTTCGAGACGATGGTCGACATGCACAAGGCCGTCGGGAACGCGATGCGCGCCGGCGGCTTCTGGGAGTACCACCCGGAAGGGTCGGATCCGGAGAAGAAACCCGCGTAA